A genomic window from Anas platyrhynchos isolate ZD024472 breed Pekin duck chromosome 13, IASCAAS_PekinDuck_T2T, whole genome shotgun sequence includes:
- the LOC140003631 gene encoding PHD finger protein 7-like, translating into MSARNENAPDSRERACMLCGRVDVDVNVCGHTYERVGLCAHLHCMLFASGVEQHELVGQGSAGIRVGNAVILVEDVRRTVRQASQKQCFVCGKRGATITCTVRGCERCFHLPCASEGECVTQYCGQYSSFCSEHRPQQAAQAAPEQGTTCIICMEPVGDSTSYHTMVCPTCNHAWFHRRCIQGHAMCAGILCFQCPICRDTKKFRKEMAHMGIRIPVRRPTWEDNDAFASQRERHQRCDASECLYPRGREQAEVHGPWQLLLCRSCAAEGTHRRCSNLTNRAGTWECASCAGVDNASSANQGLASSSTSSAEAPGPSHGPPAPESSSLSSSSSSQAAPGPSHSSQGTESGRPATEERAIRQPPAGATPEKKPFTVTTSGSKYPEADWKTVWQQTCYNP; encoded by the exons ATGTCTGCAAGGAACGAGAATGCTCCCGACTCGAGGGAGCGAG cATGCATGCTGTGTGGCCGGGTAGATGTCGACGTGAATGTCTGCGGCCATACATACGAAAGGGTTGGGCTCTGTGCCCACTTACATTGCATG CTTTTTGCGAGTGGCGTTGAGCAGCATGAACTCGTAGGACAGGGAAGTGCAGGAATAAGAGTGGGAAATGCAGTAATTTTAGTAGAGGATGTACGGCGTACAGTCAGGCAGGCATCTCAGAAG CAATGCTTCGTCTGTGGCAAGCGAGGGGCCACCATCACCTGCACGGTGAGAGGCTGTGAACGCTGCTTCCATCTCCCCTGCGCCTCAGAGGGAGAATGCGTCACCCAATACTGCGGGCAGTACAG tTCCTTCTGCTCGGAGCACCGCCCGCAGCAGGCAGCGCAGGCAGCTCCAGAGCAGGGCACCACCTGCATCATCTGCATGGAGCCTGTGGGGGACAGCACGTCCTACCACACCATGGTGTGCCCAACCTGCAATCACGCCTGGTTCCACCGGCGCTGCATCCAG GGACACGCCATGTGTGCAGGCATTCTCTGCTTCCAGTGCCCCATATGCAGAGACACGAAGAAGTTTCGTAAAGAGATGGCCCACATGGGGATCCGAATCCCAGTCAG ACGACCAACCTGGGAGGACAACGACGCCTTTGCATCACAGCGTGAGAGGCACCAGCGCTGTGATGCCAGCGAATGCCTTTACCcacgaggcagggagcaggcagaagTACACGG GCCCTGGCAGCTGCTCCTGTGCCGCTCCTGTGCTGCCGAAGGCACCCACCGGCGCTGCTCCAACTTGACCAACAGAGCAGGCACCTGGGAGTGCGCCAGCTGCGCTGGCGTGGACAACG CCTCCAGTGCCAACCAGGGGCTCGCCAGCTCTAGCACCTCCAGTGCAGAGGCTCCGGGGCCCTCCCATGGCCCCCCAGCACCCgaaagcagcagcctcagcagcagcagcagcagccaggcagcaccagGGCCATCCCACAGCTCCCAGGGGACTGAGAGTGGAAGGCCAGCAACAGAAGAGAGGGCAATCCGCCAACCT CCAGCAGGGGCGACCCCAGAGAAGAAGCCGTTCACCGTTACAACATCGGGCTCCAAAtacccagaggcagactggaagACGGTGTGGCAGCAGACATGCTACAACCCCTag